The Salinibaculum sp. SYNS191 genome has a window encoding:
- a CDS encoding CBS domain-containing protein produces MRGIRVGSAFGIPIKLNWSFLLILPLFAVFIAIDIDQLVLVINQVFGTSLSESAVTDGSLPWILGFASATGLFVGVLLHEFGHSLVAMRYGYAIDSITLWLLGGMASFAEFPEDWRHEFWISIAGPVVSVLVGMGSYAAFVLLPASATPLRFVFGYLTILNVVLAVFNLLPAFPMDGGRILRALLARSRSHAQATQLAAEVGKLFAFLMGIFGLFFNWFLILLAFFIYIAASSEAQQTTLKASFEGVRVGDVMTSRGNLQTVTSDTSVADLLDRMMRERHVGYPVVDDGNLVGMVTLDDASDIDPVERDAYRVEDVMTTTVETILADAEAMTAFQQMQQTGIGRLPVVDEAGDVVGLVSRTDLMRAFNIMQARGTAGTETASMTDPWGR; encoded by the coding sequence ATGCGAGGGATTCGGGTCGGCTCTGCTTTCGGCATCCCGATCAAACTCAACTGGTCGTTCCTGCTCATCCTCCCGCTGTTTGCAGTGTTCATCGCCATCGACATCGACCAGCTCGTCCTGGTCATAAACCAGGTGTTCGGTACGAGCCTGTCCGAGTCGGCGGTGACGGACGGCTCGCTGCCGTGGATACTCGGGTTCGCCTCGGCGACGGGGCTGTTCGTCGGCGTGTTGCTCCACGAGTTCGGCCACTCGCTGGTCGCGATGCGCTACGGCTACGCCATCGACTCCATCACGCTCTGGCTGCTCGGCGGGATGGCGAGTTTCGCGGAGTTCCCGGAGGACTGGCGACACGAGTTCTGGATATCGATCGCCGGCCCGGTGGTGAGCGTGCTCGTCGGTATGGGCTCCTACGCCGCGTTCGTCCTGCTCCCAGCGTCGGCCACGCCGCTGCGGTTCGTCTTCGGCTACCTCACCATCCTCAACGTCGTCCTCGCCGTCTTCAACCTCCTGCCAGCGTTCCCGATGGACGGCGGTCGCATACTCCGTGCGCTGCTCGCCCGGTCCCGGTCGCACGCGCAGGCGACTCAGCTGGCCGCGGAAGTCGGGAAGCTGTTCGCGTTCCTGATGGGTATCTTCGGCCTCTTTTTCAACTGGTTTCTCATCCTGCTCGCCTTCTTCATCTACATCGCCGCCTCCAGCGAGGCACAGCAGACCACGCTGAAGGCGTCCTTCGAGGGCGTCCGCGTCGGCGACGTGATGACGTCCCGCGGCAACCTCCAGACGGTGACCAGCGACACCAGCGTCGCGGACCTGCTGGACCGGATGATGCGCGAGCGCCACGTCGGCTACCCCGTCGTCGACGACGGGAACCTCGTCGGGATGGTGACCCTCGACGACGCCTCGGACATAGACCCGGTCGAGCGCGACGCCTACCGTGTCGAGGACGTGATGACGACGACTGTCGAGACCATACTGGCCGACGCGGAGGCGATGACGGCCTTCCAGCAGATGCAACAGACCGGCATCGGTCGGCTGCCGGTCGTCGACGAGGCCGGCGATGTCGTCGGCCTCGTCTCGCGGACCGACCTCATGCGGGCGTTCAACATCATGCAGGCCCGCGGGACCGCGGGGACCGAGACGGCGTCGATGACCGACCCCTGGGGGCGGTGA
- a CDS encoding NOP5/NOP56 family protein, whose translation MNEGWYVGVDPDDTDAAAAAIRDGSASGPADWPSRAVEDGFAANAEEYYDTLHAAAMHATREAVRDAERSDDQQLIHALRAMDDCDRQANELAERVAEWAGSRYDDAGTGVEYARELAQRAPESPADERLRALARRVADLADEGDALRGFIERTTPQVAPNLAELAGPVLAARLIALAGGLEPLAKKPSGTLQVLGAEDALFAHLQGGAPSPKHGVIYTHEYVRTTPKANRGSAARALAGKLSIAARVDHYSGDLRPSLAEELADRMERIRARDSQ comes from the coding sequence ATGAACGAGGGCTGGTACGTCGGAGTGGACCCCGACGACACCGACGCGGCGGCCGCGGCGATACGGGACGGCTCTGCCTCCGGACCCGCCGACTGGCCGTCCCGCGCCGTCGAGGACGGGTTCGCCGCGAACGCCGAGGAGTACTACGACACCCTGCACGCGGCCGCGATGCACGCCACGCGCGAGGCGGTCAGGGACGCAGAGCGCAGCGACGACCAGCAGTTGATTCACGCCCTTCGGGCGATGGACGACTGCGACCGCCAGGCCAACGAACTGGCCGAGCGCGTCGCCGAGTGGGCCGGTAGCCGGTACGACGACGCCGGGACGGGCGTCGAGTACGCCCGGGAACTGGCACAGCGAGCGCCGGAGTCGCCGGCCGACGAGCGACTGCGGGCGCTGGCCCGACGCGTCGCCGACCTGGCGGACGAAGGCGACGCACTGAGGGGCTTCATCGAGCGCACCACGCCGCAGGTCGCCCCGAACCTCGCCGAACTCGCGGGGCCCGTCCTGGCGGCCCGCCTCATCGCGCTGGCTGGTGGCCTGGAACCGCTGGCGAAGAAACCCTCGGGCACGCTCCAGGTGCTCGGGGCGGAGGACGCGCTGTTTGCACACCTGCAGGGCGGCGCGCCGTCCCCGAAACACGGCGTCATCTACACCCACGAGTACGTCCGGACGACGCCGAAAGCGAATCGCGGGTCGGCGGCACGCGCCCTCGCCGGGAAACTCAGCATCGCGGCGCGGGTCGACCACTACAGCGGGGACCTGCGGCCGTCGCTGGCGGAGGAACTGGCCGACCGCATGGAGCGCATCCGCGCTCGTGATTCGCAGTGA
- a CDS encoding A/G-specific adenine glycosylase produces MDETDADTFGSLPVDAVREALVGWYEADHRSFPWRETTDPYEILVSEVMSQQTQLGRVVDAWEAFLDRWPTAAALGDADRSEVVGFWTDHSLGYNNRAKYLHEAARQVETEFDGEFPTDPDGLSELMGVGPYTANAVASFAFDNGDAVVDTNVKRVLYRAFDVPDDDAAFETAARELMPDGESRVWNNAIMELGGVACEKTPRCDEAGCPWREWCHAYGTGDFTAPDVPMQPTFEGSRRQMRGRVVAALKEYDELALDDLGPRVRVDYAPDGEYGREWLLGLLEDLAADGLVDVDRGGDQPAARLQK; encoded by the coding sequence ATGGACGAGACGGACGCCGACACGTTCGGGAGCCTCCCCGTCGACGCGGTCCGGGAGGCGCTGGTGGGGTGGTACGAGGCCGACCACCGGTCGTTCCCCTGGCGGGAGACCACCGACCCCTACGAGATTCTGGTCTCGGAGGTCATGAGCCAGCAGACCCAACTCGGCCGCGTCGTCGACGCCTGGGAGGCGTTTCTCGACCGGTGGCCGACCGCCGCGGCCCTGGGCGACGCCGACCGCAGCGAGGTGGTGGGGTTCTGGACCGACCACAGCCTCGGCTACAACAACCGCGCGAAGTACCTCCACGAGGCCGCCCGACAGGTCGAGACCGAGTTCGACGGCGAGTTCCCGACCGACCCCGACGGCCTCTCCGAACTGATGGGTGTCGGCCCCTACACCGCCAACGCCGTCGCCAGTTTCGCGTTCGACAACGGGGACGCCGTGGTCGACACCAACGTCAAGCGAGTCCTCTACCGCGCCTTCGACGTCCCGGACGACGACGCGGCGTTCGAGACGGCCGCGCGGGAACTGATGCCCGACGGCGAGTCGCGAGTCTGGAACAACGCCATCATGGAACTGGGCGGCGTCGCCTGCGAGAAGACGCCCCGGTGTGACGAGGCAGGGTGTCCCTGGCGGGAGTGGTGTCACGCCTACGGGACGGGCGATTTCACCGCACCTGACGTGCCGATGCAACCGACCTTCGAGGGGAGCAGACGGCAGATGCGGGGGCGCGTCGTCGCGGCGCTGAAGGAGTACGATGAACTGGCGCTGGACGACCTCGGGCCGCGGGTTCGCGTCGACTACGCCCCTGACGGCGAATACGGCCGAGAGTGGCTCCTGGGGCTGCTGGAGGACCTTGCAGCCGACGGGCTGGTGGATGTCGACCGCGGCGGCGACCAACCGGCCGCCCGTCTGCAGAAGTGA
- a CDS encoding fibrillarin-like rRNA/tRNA 2'-O-methyltransferase: protein MTLPAGVQRRDIGGQTVLATRGERVSEEATDGEWREWDPRRSKLGAMLEHGLDTGLDGDETVLYLGAAAGTTASHVADFAGPTYAVEFAPRPARDLLDVAAVRPNLFPLLKDARKPETYAHVVEPVDAIVQDVATRGQATVALANRQFLHDDGRLLLAVKARSEDVTADPVTVFDDVRDQLREGYEVLASTRLEPFHDDHLGVVARPR, encoded by the coding sequence GTGACGCTCCCGGCTGGCGTGCAGCGCCGGGACATCGGCGGACAGACCGTCCTGGCGACGCGCGGCGAGCGGGTCTCCGAGGAGGCGACCGACGGGGAGTGGCGCGAGTGGGACCCGCGGCGGTCGAAACTCGGGGCGATGCTGGAACACGGCCTCGACACGGGGCTCGACGGTGACGAGACGGTGCTGTACCTCGGTGCCGCCGCGGGGACGACAGCGAGTCACGTCGCGGACTTCGCCGGCCCGACCTACGCGGTGGAGTTCGCGCCGCGGCCGGCGCGTGACCTCCTCGACGTGGCCGCGGTCCGCCCGAACCTGTTCCCCCTGCTCAAGGACGCCCGCAAACCGGAGACGTACGCCCACGTCGTCGAGCCGGTCGACGCCATCGTCCAGGACGTGGCGACGCGGGGACAGGCGACGGTCGCGCTGGCGAACCGGCAGTTCCTGCACGACGACGGACGACTCCTGCTGGCGGTGAAGGCACGCAGCGAGGACGTCACGGCCGACCCCGTGACTGTCTTCGACGACGTGCGCGACCAGCTCAGGGAGGGCTACGAGGTGCTCGCAAGCACGCGATTGGAGCCGTTCCACGACGACCACCTCGGTGTCGTGGCCCGACCACGCTGA
- a CDS encoding universal stress protein has translation MVDHVLIPTDGSPQARAALQYAMEVHGNARITVLHVIDYVEESYSSEVLLGSETLHARAEQRADDLLADAREQAADHPGGVETDTVYGKPARSIVDYAADHDVDVVVMGSHGRSGVSRVLLGSVAQTVVQRASVPVTVVR, from the coding sequence ATGGTCGACCACGTGCTCATCCCCACCGACGGCTCGCCACAGGCGCGGGCGGCGCTCCAGTACGCGATGGAAGTTCACGGGAACGCCCGTATCACCGTGTTGCACGTCATCGACTACGTCGAGGAGAGCTACAGCAGCGAGGTGCTGCTGGGTTCCGAGACGCTGCACGCCCGGGCAGAACAGCGGGCCGACGACCTGCTGGCCGACGCGCGCGAGCAGGCCGCCGACCACCCCGGGGGCGTCGAGACGGACACGGTCTACGGCAAACCCGCACGGAGCATCGTCGACTACGCGGCCGACCACGACGTCGACGTCGTGGTCATGGGCTCCCACGGCCGCTCGGGCGTCTCGCGGGTCCTCCTCGGCAGCGTGGCACAGACTGTCGTCCAGCGCGCGTCGGTGCCGGTGACCGTCGTCCGCTGA
- a CDS encoding sodium:phosphate symporter, which produces MSRAWPSLDAVPTSLWLGGVAAGTVVLFLFAVQLLGAATAAAEPTLRGLLTRLVVDGSSALGLSWLASYVLANGSVVAALALSLFDAGLLTAESLFLMVVGSRLGGAAIVLFIGALDYFQKDRYSLQEAVSMGVLTFLLTHSIYVPALAVGYLAFPSLAGPALEVTGEWTVALRPLSVFDPVVGAVTAALGPLPTFGLAVALLFGSLSLFDRVLESVDTSALRDHLFRRFRRTWLSFAFGVLITTVTTSVAFSLGVIVPLYNRGYVERDELIPYVLGANLGTLFDTLVVAVVLETAVGTATVLLVLGTAALVTLVALVFHRPYARAISAVDDRVLADRRVFAAFLVVLAATPVLLLAVPLVLA; this is translated from the coding sequence GTGAGCAGGGCCTGGCCGTCGCTCGACGCAGTCCCGACGTCGCTCTGGCTCGGCGGTGTGGCCGCCGGGACGGTGGTGCTGTTCCTGTTCGCCGTGCAACTGCTCGGGGCGGCGACAGCGGCTGCCGAACCGACGCTCCGCGGGTTGCTCACCCGCCTGGTCGTCGACGGGAGTTCCGCGCTCGGACTGAGCTGGCTCGCGTCGTACGTGCTCGCGAACGGGTCCGTCGTCGCCGCGCTCGCGCTCTCACTGTTCGACGCCGGCCTCCTGACGGCCGAGTCACTGTTCCTGATGGTCGTCGGCTCCCGCCTCGGCGGGGCGGCAATCGTCCTCTTCATCGGTGCGCTGGATTACTTCCAGAAGGACCGCTACTCCCTGCAGGAGGCCGTCAGCATGGGCGTGCTCACCTTCCTGCTGACCCACTCTATCTACGTGCCGGCACTCGCGGTCGGCTATCTCGCCTTCCCGTCGCTGGCGGGGCCGGCGCTGGAGGTGACCGGCGAGTGGACCGTCGCTCTCCGGCCGCTGTCCGTGTTCGACCCCGTGGTCGGTGCCGTGACCGCCGCACTCGGACCGCTGCCGACGTTCGGGCTGGCAGTGGCGCTCCTGTTCGGGAGCCTCAGCCTCTTCGACCGCGTGCTGGAGAGCGTCGACACGAGCGCGCTCCGGGACCACCTGTTCAGGCGGTTCCGTCGGACCTGGCTCTCCTTCGCCTTCGGCGTCCTGATAACGACGGTGACCACGAGCGTCGCTTTCTCGCTGGGCGTCATCGTCCCGCTGTACAACCGCGGGTACGTCGAGCGGGACGAACTCATCCCGTACGTCCTCGGGGCGAATCTCGGGACGCTGTTCGACACGCTCGTCGTCGCAGTCGTACTCGAAACGGCCGTCGGGACCGCCACCGTGTTGCTCGTCCTCGGGACCGCCGCGCTCGTGACGCTCGTCGCACTCGTCTTCCATCGCCCGTACGCGCGTGCCATCAGCGCCGTCGACGACCGGGTGCTCGCGGACCGTCGGGTGTTCGCTGCCTTCCTGGTCGTGCTGGCTGCGACCCCGGTCCTCCTCCTTGCCGTGCCGCTCGTGCTCGCCTGA
- a CDS encoding NADPH-dependent FMN reductase produces the protein MTPPTVVAICGSLRDGSYTRTALRHALDAAEERGAATELIDLREFDLPVFDPDDEDAGDANRLREQVREADAVILGTPMYHGSYAAPLKNALDYCGFDEFENVTVGLLGVAGGSFPITALEHLRSVCRALDAWVLPYQAAVPRASGKFEDGSFVDADLAERVAVLGRRAVEYSDIQPDPACFESEENVGAGD, from the coding sequence ATGACACCACCGACTGTCGTCGCCATCTGCGGGAGTCTCAGGGACGGAAGCTACACGCGCACGGCGTTGCGTCACGCCCTCGATGCCGCCGAGGAACGCGGAGCCGCGACAGAACTCATCGACCTCAGGGAGTTCGACCTGCCGGTGTTCGACCCGGACGACGAGGACGCCGGCGACGCGAATCGACTCCGCGAGCAGGTCCGCGAAGCAGACGCCGTCATCCTCGGCACCCCGATGTACCACGGTTCCTACGCCGCGCCGCTGAAGAACGCGCTCGATTACTGCGGGTTCGACGAGTTCGAGAACGTCACAGTCGGGCTACTGGGCGTCGCTGGCGGGAGTTTCCCCATCACTGCGCTGGAGCACCTCCGGTCGGTCTGTCGGGCGCTCGACGCGTGGGTGCTGCCCTACCAGGCCGCCGTGCCCCGGGCGAGCGGGAAGTTCGAGGACGGCTCCTTCGTCGACGCGGACCTCGCAGAACGCGTCGCCGTCCTCGGTCGCCGGGCAGTCGAGTACAGCGACATCCAGCCCGAC
- a CDS encoding TMEM165/GDT1 family protein encodes MAGFVEILVVAFVAQLAVLPGEKVQFIIAGLSTRFNPFVVVAAAGTAFAGWTALEIVVGDAIQGLLPGVVLTLVSAVLFLVFAVMLYRSAPAEGGTATTTDGGYTEFAGNREYSIGGFELPQSVATFVGIFSMMAVGEFGDKTQVVTFTLALEYGATPAIWAGEMLAIIPVSLANALFFHRFAHKLNLRKAHFVAAGLFLFFGLDTLLSVATGFSVWETLVDALAAIVLSFG; translated from the coding sequence ATGGCGGGATTCGTCGAGATACTGGTGGTCGCCTTCGTCGCCCAGCTGGCGGTGCTCCCGGGGGAGAAGGTGCAGTTCATCATCGCGGGACTGTCGACGCGGTTCAACCCGTTCGTCGTCGTCGCGGCCGCGGGAACGGCCTTCGCCGGGTGGACGGCCCTCGAAATCGTCGTCGGGGACGCCATCCAGGGGCTGCTCCCGGGTGTCGTCCTCACTCTCGTGAGTGCCGTGCTGTTTCTCGTGTTCGCTGTCATGCTCTACCGGTCGGCACCGGCAGAGGGCGGAACGGCGACGACGACCGACGGCGGGTACACGGAGTTCGCCGGCAACCGCGAGTACTCCATCGGCGGCTTCGAACTCCCGCAGTCCGTCGCCACGTTCGTCGGCATCTTCTCGATGATGGCGGTGGGCGAGTTCGGCGACAAGACCCAGGTCGTCACCTTCACGCTGGCGCTGGAGTACGGCGCGACGCCGGCCATCTGGGCCGGCGAGATGCTCGCCATCATCCCGGTGAGCCTCGCGAACGCGCTGTTTTTCCACCGGTTCGCCCACAAACTCAACCTCAGGAAGGCCCACTTCGTCGCCGCCGGCCTGTTCCTCTTTTTCGGCCTCGACACCCTGCTGTCCGTCGCGACGGGGTTCTCCGTCTGGGAGACGCTGGTCGACGCGCTCGCCGCTATCGTCCTCTCCTTCGGGTGA
- a CDS encoding phosphopantetheine adenylyltransferase — MSDTARTAILGGTFTPIHNGHRALLHTAFQAATHGHDGDGHVIVGLTATDLAKETRSDPSHSTLLGPYEKRHDTLDAELGRVSDAYDATYDIIKLTNTHGPAATRSDIDALVVSPEAKAQKRAHELNERRVEDGLHPLEVHTAPFVIAEDGTRISSTRIRNGEIDADGQLLDGQD; from the coding sequence ATGTCGGACACGGCACGAACTGCAATCCTCGGTGGGACGTTCACACCCATCCACAACGGGCACCGCGCCCTCCTGCACACCGCGTTCCAGGCTGCCACCCACGGCCACGACGGCGACGGGCACGTCATCGTTGGACTGACGGCGACCGACCTCGCCAAGGAGACCCGGAGCGACCCGTCACATTCCACTCTCCTCGGCCCATACGAGAAGCGCCACGACACGCTGGACGCCGAACTTGGCCGTGTCAGCGACGCCTACGACGCGACGTACGACATCATCAAGCTGACCAACACGCACGGCCCCGCGGCGACGCGCTCGGACATCGACGCGCTCGTCGTCTCGCCGGAGGCCAAGGCCCAGAAGCGCGCCCACGAACTCAACGAGCGCCGCGTCGAAGACGGGCTCCACCCGCTGGAGGTCCACACTGCCCCCTTCGTCATCGCCGAGGACGGCACGCGCATCAGCAGCACGCGCATCAGGAACGGGGAAATCGACGCGGACGGGCAACTTCTCGACGGGCAGGACTGA